The Archocentrus centrarchus isolate MPI-CPG fArcCen1 chromosome 13, fArcCen1, whole genome shotgun sequence genomic interval ctatatatgtatgtatatatgtatgtatgtatgtatgtatatatatgtatgtatgtatatgtatatatgtatgtatgtatatgtatgtatgtatatgtatgtatgtatgtatgtatatgtatgtatgtatgtatgtatatatatgtatgtatatatgtatatatatgtatgtatatatatatatatatgtatgtatatatatatatgtatgtatatatatatatgtatgtatatatatatgtatgtatatatatatgtatgtatatatatatgtatgtatatatatatatgtatgtatatatatatgtatgtatatatatgtatgtatgtatatatatgtatgtatgtatatacatgtatgtatgtatatatatatatatgtatgtatatatatatatgtatgtatatatatatatgtatgtatatatatgtatgtatgtaatatgtatgtatgtatatatatgtatgtatagtATATATATGTCTGTAGTATGTATATAATGTATtgtattatgtatatatatgtatgtatatgtatatatatgtatgtaatatgtatatatatgttatgtatatatatatatatatatatatgtatatatatatatgtatatatatatatgtatatatatatatatgtatatatatatatatattatatatatatagatgatatatatatctatgtatatgtatatatatatatatatatgtatatatatgtatatatatatatatatgtatatatatatatatagtatatgtatatatatatatatgtatgtatataatatgctatatatatatatataatatatattatatatatatctatatatctatatatgtatctaatgtatgtatgtacatatatacatatatacatatgtgtatatatctataatatatatgtatatctaaatatatatatatatatatatatatatatatatatatatatatgtatatgtatatatatatctatatatatatatatataatatatatatatatatatatatatatgtgtgtatatatcttGTTCTGGCACTTGAATTACATGTACTATGAAGTTTAGATTTGGATTGTGTTCCTTCAGTAGTTTGTGTCACCTCGATGGTAATGACATATGTACCACTCGTTGTAATGTTTTGTATTGCAGGTGACCTACAGAGTGATCCAGGTGTCAGATGGCCAGTTGGATGGTCAGACAGatggagcagcagcagtcagcctGGTCACTGGTTTCCCTGCGACCACTCAGACTGTCACACAGGTGTGAACAATAACTACAGCTAactgcataaaaatgtttttctgagTATTTCCAAAGGTGGTTATTAAAGCATACAAACACATGGATTATGCTGCATGTTAAAATTGAGACCTGCCTGCCACTAATGTGGGGAGAATCTTTAGAGTTTCTGACTTATTTAAACATCTTTACaaaaagtattttgttttcGTCTCTTACCAGAACATGAACTTCCTCTGCTGAGGAGGCAGCTGGGgaaaagttggaaaaaaaaataaaaaatagtcgTATCACTTCATCATCACTGCATAGCTGCGGGGGTTTAAAGGGACCAGTTCTGTTCATTtccatctgcatatttttatttatagctTTGCACAATTCACAGTTCAGAATAATACTGATAATAACAGGcctgaaacaagctgctttctctctctctgattggcagaaggtttaaacagcaggtgcagtttctgtgctcacagccacagctgtgtgcctgagacgACTACATCACGCATCTCTGtgaagtagaaaaaaatgaagtgtttAGTTTAGAGCGTTCTGAAATGTAAAACTTTTGGCTCACAAAGATTATGTGTACCGATGTCATTGTTTggaactttggccatgtttaatatgagcctTTATCACTGTACCAGTGTAAATGTGATAGAAAATAAGGAAGTACATCcactttaaccctttatttaccacgGGCCCACTGCCATTTGCAGTCTTCCAGTAACAGTTATTGTAATAAACCCACATTGGGTGTGAAgagcaatttctcagctttcagaaactgttagaatttttccaataggacaaacagtcgcgtaattacggtaattcaaagtgcgtttGATCTGTTGTCTCAGTGGTGATATGCTTGGTGTTAACCAGATGTTCACCGCGAGTGACATATGCATTGGTGACAGGTGCATTTGTGGGGATTGCccgctgttaaagggttaataaaAAGCTCACAGACTTGGATTCAGAGGGTGGAAGAGTCCTTTAAGTAACTGCTGAACTATGTGGTCCTCTTGTGGAGCTAGTAGTCATTACAAGTCATTGAACTCTGGAAATGGATTCATTCAGTCATGTTTACTATTTAGTGTCTTTACTATTCAGGCTGTCTTCTCCCAGTCAGAGGCATTGGAGGGAGACGGCAGCACTGAGACACAGTACACCTACTACCCTGCGACCATCGCAGAGGCTACCACTGGTGCTATGGTGACCACCGTGCAGGCGTCTGACACGCTGCTGGGCCAGACCACACCCACAGGTAATCACCGCATGTTTGCCGGGCCTGGATGTTACCTTTGTATGCTcttcaaaaatacagaaaagttGAATTTAGTCTCTCACTGCTCTTAAGAAATAAGTGGTAGGTGGGTCTGCATACAGTGTGACAGAAAAGTGTtttcccccttcctgatttcttagttttttgtatttttgttacacttaaatgtttcagatcatcaaactaattttaatattagacaaagataacccgagtaaatataaaatgcaggtTGTAAATGacgatttcatttattaagggaaaaaggtTATCCAAATCTACCTaatcctgtgtgaaaaagtaattgccccctccTTGTTAAAATCATGAGTTAACTGATTAACTACATTTTAACTGGCTTTAATTTCCTTACCTATACCCAGATCTGATTACTGCCAGAGCGTGGCTCATTATtgggtttagggggcaattattttctcacacagggccaggtaggctTTGATAGCTTTTTCCTTTATtaaatgaaattattatttaaaaactgtattttgtatttatgcaGGTTACCTTTGTcttatattaaaatttgtttgacaaTCTGAAACACATCAGTGTGACAGTTatgcaaaaaatttaaaaattatattagGTTTTTAGTGCAGCagccacataattttttttattgcaaatcATGCATTTGGTTATACTTGTACTCTGAATCTGACTTTATTGATTTACAGGGCAGCTTTATGTGATGATGTCGCCACAGGAGGTTTTGACAGGATCCAATCAAAGAACAATTGCACCTCGAACGCAGCCATACATAGCGTAATTCCATCACAGTTTTCCAGAAATGGAACACTTtatatttaattgattaaaacCTCATCTAGAAATTTCCAGCATCTCCAGTAAGTTGAACCACCTCGATATCTTTGTTATCATCTGTTATGTAGAAAGCAGGATGCTCCCCGGGCCTCCAGAGATGAGAAACGGCGAGCCCAGCACAATGAAGGTGAGTACATTCGTCCAGTGGGAACTTTATCTGGTTATTGTGAATGTTTATATAAGtgtcaaattaaaatgttacGCCAACAGTTGAACGGCGGCGCAGAGACAAGATCAACAACTGGATTGTGCAGCTTTCAAAGGCCATTCCAGACTGTAATGTTGACTACACCAAGACAGGACAGGTGAGTGTTCAGGCACCTGTGCCCAGCGAGTGTTAACCATAACCCCGCAGGCTGTTTGTTCCCGAAAGCTTCAACCTTTCGATGTTTTGGGGAAGATGGAGAAACATTGTTATGGTAGAAATAATTGAATAGAagttgattttgttgtttcagaGTAAAGGGGGGATCTTGTCCAAAGCTTGCGAGTACATAAAGGAACTCAGACAGAGCAACCTGAAGCTGGGGGAAGATGTCGGTGTTCTGGATCGTCTAAGGGTTGACAACCAGCTACTTAGACAGGAGGTATGTTAGCCTCTGTTTTACACTCTGTTTTCAACGCTAAAGCTGTAAAGTGTCCATAATTTTGCCACTTTTTAATATTGACCTTTTAGAAACTTTGTAACCAGGTGCTGCATTCCTTGCTTGCTTTGTATTATAATTTAAGTTTGAACTTGGACTGCTCCcattataattatataatacataaattaataaaactgcCATACTGTGTCTCCCACAGAATGTCGGGGCATACTAATTCCTGCTAAATTTTTTCAGGATTGATTAGTTTCAGGTGTAACCTGTCATTTAGCAGGCTTCATTTATCTATATACACTGTAAACATGTAACAGTTTATGTTGTCATCATGTTTTACTCCTGATGCGAAGTCAAAAGTAAACAGTTTATTCATTCGTTTCTATTGTGTGTTTCTactgtgttttctgtgctgTTCTGTGTCAGGTGGAAGACTGGAAGTCCAAGAATCAGATCCTGAGGAACCTTTTGCGACAGCACGGCATTGTGGGATCATCCAGCACGGACCCCCAGTGAGAAACTTGTAGTTATCAGCTGTGTGAAGACAACCATGTGTGGGCCAAAAGAGTACTTGAAATGCGTTGGAGATACTTAATTCAAGCTCAAGTGTGcatgaaacaggaaataattGAATATTGTCATTAATATTCAAATCCAACTTCTTTGCTAAATGAcatcattaaatgtttttttcaatgcTTTGTACAGCATTTAAATCCTTTTGCCTCATATCTACAGTACAATCATTATATTGGTTTAGCAAAGCCCTCATTTAATGCCTTCCTGCACAAACATTATGATTGTTCATTATCATTAGCCTCCAGTACAGTAAGCtctcacatttcttttcctctctgtgtctgtgtatcaAATGCACTCGTTCATATGTTGACAGTTTATCTATATGACTTTGACCAGTTGATGCTCTAAGTTTGTCATCCAGTTTAAGAGTCTGACTCTGCtttgtatttttactgtttcatAAAGCCTCACTGGGGACATTTATTACATTGCAACAATGTAACTAACTAAATAAAGAGGGGAAGCATTGCATTGTAGGTAGCCTATGTATgtctttataataaaaaaaatcaaattattatGCTACATGTTACGAGCCACTCTCAGTTGTGATTATTAAAGTTGGTAAATTGGTTAAAAGATGTAGAACTGACTTTTCCTAAATTTcattttcctttggaaatcttttattttgaaggcccATTCCGGAAGTGATTGTTGACGCtcggagatttttttttttaacctcctgcAGATCAGGAACGTAGACATTTCGTACCTGCTACAAACTGTTCTTACAGATCTCAGAGGAATACAAGAACAAACCAGACTCCATCAATGATCTGTATCCTGTTGGTAGCCGGTCACGGCACCGTTTTAGAGGCGCAGATTAAGGTGAGCCGGTTGAATTTTGCAGCGCAGCAACAGTGCAAAGTTCAGTTTAGTTGGAAAGCTGTCGCTGCGTGCCGAACTCCCTTAAATAATCCCACACTTTATCGCTGCTGTAGCTTTTGGCGGCGTTTGTCGATGCTAGATGGTCTCTTAGCCTATTTACAAAATCAGAACGATGTGCAGGAAAGTCCGGCTTCCATACGACCTCAAAACCATCATGTAGTTTttgaaattttacttacttGTCATTGAGCCACGCAGGTCTGCACCACCTCCAGCGGGGCATTATGACCGTATTGTAGGGGTTTCTTAAAAGTTGAGTTTTTCTAAAGCGAATGCCGTTGATTCATTTACGCGTTTGCCTATTGATGGCAAACTAATAGCAGGAAGCGTCAagcatttaaatatattatcTTCTTTACCATGAAAGCCTAACGGAGCCAGCTCACCTCACTAGTTCAGCCACCACAAAGATGAATCATGCTGTCCGTCCACATCTGCATGTGGGCGTTTCCGTGATTCTTTCAGTGGGTTGAGGGGGGCTCCCTGGAAATAAGAATATTtcctataaaataaataaaacatacaaaattGGCATAGAAAACGTTCATGTACTGTGCAGTCCTGTGCCTCTAACCCAAATCTTAATATTCTACATGTTTTAACACAAAAGTCTGATGATAGCATTTGCTGAACGGCACTGAAGtaaattaaatggtaaatggactagttcttatatagcgcttttctactcagtatgagcactcaaagcgcttatacaaccttaTATATTAAAGTCTGATCCGTTACACAAACTCTGAATATTCATTTAAGCCACAGAGATTTTATCACCTGACTTGGATATTTAGGCCTGAAGCTAAATATCGAGCTATTTTCCAGACTGAATGGGTGTGTTGTGTTAGTGGCTTGTGTGTAGTAAATTGATTCTTTTGCTGCTAGAATGATGAAACAGGCCTATACAGCCACCTTAATGGGGTACCAAAGGCCATGCTTCCCGGCATTGGAGGAAAGAAGATCCTTGACTTCTGGTGGGAAACTGTCAACATGTGCGTGAGCGTGAGCCACACATGAACAATTTCTGAACGTCTTTTGTGTCTTTCTAATACTGGGCGTCATCAGTGGTGTCTCTGATTTCCCTCCAGGCGACAGCTGTTCACAGAAGTCTATCTGGTTACTAATGCTGACAAGTGAGTTGTAGTCATCGCATGGAGCATTtggtgtttttaatatttggaaTAATGCTGCTTTGCTTTTCCTTCTGATCCCGTTCTCTGAAACCGAGCAGGTATAAGCACTATGAGCGCTGGGCCACAGCGAACGACTTCCCAGTTGAAAATGTTGTAAATGATGGCAGCACTACGCTGGAGGACCGTCTTGGGGCCGTGGCTGACCTGGAATTAGTCATACGCAGCCGTAAGCTGCAGGACGACATCATGGTGGTATGAGCAACCAGTCTTTGGTTAATGTATTTAATAATACTTCTACCACCTGTTGTACAGACAGCATTTCTTCTCCGTGTGAGCAGATTGCTGGAGACATGCTGTGTGCAGACCAAAACTTTGATGTTGACCAGGTTATCCGCTTCTTCAGATCAAAGGTGAGATTTTTCCGGTGACAGTTTAAtcacaaactgtatataaaagacagtCACAGGGATTCTACCTGTTAGTGGAGTGCCAGTCGATGTTCAAAAATCGAGGGATGAAGAGCTGtcagttatttttattaaatacatttttttccttctctgaaACAAAGGGCGCAGTGTTAAAGTCGTATTGCTTTTTCAGTGGATAGTAGAgataataaacatgaaaaaaatatgtttgcttctgtttttttttttaaaagaatttcCCAGTGTAAGACTGATTTCATAATTGTGCTGTCTTGTATGGAGGTGTAAACAGTGAGTCGGCACAATGACAGCTACGTGTTTGTAGTTATTGTAAGTGATGTTATTGCATCAATCCGCTGTTTAGCAGTTgaggtgttttcagtttttcagcgGTTCTGACTGTAAAGACTTTTAGAGCCTTCATCTACTTTTTGAAGTTGTGAGAAGTCATTTATTTTGACCAGCCGTGGCCACAGGAGCGTATAATCTTGACGTTACTTGACAGTAAGCCAATCAGACACAGTTCAGTATCACTCTTGGAGCCCTAGAGGCTGATATTGGCTATTGACCAATCTGTTGTTATCAGCATTTATAATGACCAATAAATGACATTTACAAAAGTAAACGAGGCAGGAGAAACATCCTTAAGCCATCCTTAAGtctgagtgttgatgttgcatagtttgtccaccagagggcactctacAACTTCCCTCTTGGCATTGTGTTTGGAAACAACAACCAGCAGAGCATCAACGAGTAACACACAACTTATTGTGGcaataaaacaagattatttttaaactgcattgtaATATTATCTTAATAAGGACTCATAAAAAACTACATataacaaacatgttttatgcgtatgaaagaaataaaaaagacatcAGATTTGTTAATCACCAAATACTGGTGTTGATCTTAAAAAGCCTGATTAGGGCTCTAATTACTGTGTTTGGTTTAATGGTTTGTAACTAATGGTTTGTAACTAAAAACTACAACATAACTATTATTTTTATACAAACAAATATTATTTGTCACAATTTGTGACAGCTAGATGGCACCCTTAAGCATAGAAAAACCATCACAAATTGTGAGTTtgctaaaagaaaagaatgaattaCACAAAGAGTTACATAGTCCTAAGTTGGCAAACTTGTCAGTGTCCTGTGTCTTTGCTACAGCCTGGAGAGCTGATCATATACTACGAGCTGGAAGAAGGGGAGAAAAGTAGCTCCAGAGGCATCGTAGAGGTCTGTCCTGATGCCCACAGGTACGTGGAACTGTACCCAACCGACGTACGACAAGGTCctagaaacattcctcacagattttggtccatatttacatgacagaatcacacagttgctgcacatatGTTGGTTACTCATCCAGggtgtgaatctcctgttccaccacatcccaaaggtgctctgttggattgagatctggtgactgtggaggccatttgagtgccaCTTGAGTTCAAgcaaccagtttgagatgatttgagattGGCTCATAAAGGAATGGACATGGTCGGCAACAGTACTcaagtaggctgtggcatttagaCCATGCTCAGATGGTGCTAAGGGGCCAAAAGTGTGCTAAGAAactatcccccacaccattacagcaccagcagcctgaaccactgatacaaggcaggatggctcCATGCTTCCATGCTTTTTGTGCCAAATTCTGATCGGACCACCTGAATGTTGTAttagaaactgagactcatggGAACAGACaacatttttactgtgtttactGTGTTCTGTTGTCTGATTTTGGTGAGGCTGTGTGAAATGTAATGTCAGTTTCCTGCTCTCAGCTGACTGGAGTGGCGCCTGGTGTGGTCTtcagctgctgtagctcatctgcctCACGGTTTGACGTTCTGCAAACTTCAGTTTATAAcaagtagttatttgagttattgttgccttcctatcagcttgaaggaAAATGTTCAggctcctctgacctctgacattaacaaggcatttttgcccagagaaccgCCACTCacaggatattttctcttttccggGTCATTCTTATTCTGATGCTTGTTTTGAACTTCATCGGGTCTccttgaccatgtctatatgcctaaatgcactgagttgctgccatgtgattggctgatgctGTTAACGAGTAGTTGAGCGGGTGCACCTaaaaaagtggccagtgagtgtatgttgCATATTTGGATTTCATCTGGTTTACTTCTCTGAATCAGGGTAACTCGCTTCTTGGAGAAACCACAGGAAGGGCTGACAGCATCCCGGCTGGCCAGCGTGGTGTTTTACTGCATCCAGAGAGACACGCTGTCCTACATGTCTGACTTCCTCAGCCAGCAGCCTCAAACCACAGACAGGACCTTCGGACAGTTCTGGGTTCGTAAAGCTAAAGCAGCTTGTGTGCTTCATTTCATGCAGGCAGCAACACACAGGAATGAGTTTTAACTTGCTGTTAACTCAGAAAAATTATTACCATTATTGTCACATTATTATATGTAATCCTACCAAATCCATACAACATCATATCAAACTAATAAAATGATAATGTCTCTTTTCTCTTCAGGAATGGCTCATCAATGAGAAGCAATGTGATGTGTTTGGTATGAAGCTTCCTACTGGCTTCCAGCTCATCGGACAAGTGGTTTGTATCCTTATCGCAGCTCAGTGGTGCTCTCTGCAtagattaaaataaacaaagctaGAGATGAatgcttcatttatttcataCTTGGGTTTGTCAGCAAATCAGGCTGTATTGCAGTATTTGCAACCAGCAGGAAAAAATAATACTTAATAATGCAACTTTGAAAGCTGCTGTGTTGTGGGAAGAgatgaatattttaaataaaattatgtttgA includes:
- the usf1 gene encoding upstream stimulatory factor 1 is translated as MKSQQKSPEQDGTVTVNEEGSVATAEDPAAIATIQSAATFTDQPIKYLFKTEGAGDQVTYRVIQVSDGQLDGQTDGAAAVSLVTGFPATTQTVTQAVFSQSEALEGDGSTETQYTYYPATIAEATTGAMVTTVQASDTLLGQTTPTGQLYVMMSPQEVLTGSNQRTIAPRTQPYIAKQDAPRASRDEKRRAQHNEVERRRRDKINNWIVQLSKAIPDCNVDYTKTGQSKGGILSKACEYIKELRQSNLKLGEDVGVLDRLRVDNQLLRQEVEDWKSKNQILRNLLRQHGIVGSSSTDPQ